The stretch of DNA aataaatttaaatttgacacatcttcttattaaatatatttaaatatatcatgattataaaattaattttatatttataaaaattttatgtaaaatttacgtttttttaaataaatgaatttaaatttttaaaataataaactatattttaatttatattaaattttagttaaataattatGTACATCCGTACATGTGGCTCTCTAATTTGTTGCTTACTtgcaattatttttaaaaagaagttaaaaatagGTTTCAACATACAAAAAGAGATGAAATAACATGGTAAATCACTAGTATTACTATCTACCAGATTGAGACCCAcgtaaaaagaaaaactaattatattatattatattttaacaagtgttatattatttaaaaatcaatcaGATAATGCAAGAGGCGCCTAGTAAttagtaaataactaaatacTAAATACTCGACTACGTTaagaaaattctttttaattaatttcttttatctttttactaaagaaaatttaaagacgATACAAAAAGCTAGAAGCCTTAATCCGAACCCTAAATTCACATTTGCCTTCATTTTCTTCACCCTCTCCGAAAACAATAAACTAAAACCCAAAAGCATGGCTTCTCAAGCTTCAACATCACACGGACGAAGTACATGACGAGCAAGACTTGGGACAATGgggtaaaaaaaagagagaaaaaataaaatatcaaacaaaatcaaaattgcaAAAATCATTGATGCTTCAGAACTATCACACATTTACAAGTGTGTGCCACTGGGAACTTCTAGAAATAATACACATTACTTCTGAATGAAGAACCCCATCTCCAAGAAAAAAGACTAGAACAACCATGTCTATCTTCTCCATTATATTGGACAAGTATTCATTGAACTAGAGAGAGTAGTTTGAAGGGGCTTATGTCAAGGAAGGTGGAAGATGACTTCCTGGTCTTGATTTCCATCCTTTACGATTCCTGTATTCCTCGATAGCCCTGAGTCGAAGTCTTTCTTGTGAAGCATCTTGAGCATTCTTGAACGCCTTTATTTTGTgggggaaaaaagaaaacaaaaaatgttaaaataaatattgccTGATCCATCAATGAAAGCCAAGGATTCCAAAGTATTTACCCTAGGAATGACAGCTAACTTTGGTGGAGCTTGCACAATATctccaaattttattttttcatgccCAGGGAAGtctaattcatcttcttcatgGGATtttttctgcttcttcttcttctttgcctCTAAATACCTGAAGAATTTATTATGATTGAGATTACAATAAGCTAAAGCTATGTTCGGCAACAGTCCTTTCATTCAGAGGCATTTCATGTTGAGTGCAATATAAAATGACATTGAAGGCCATATATATCTAACATAACAAAGTGGTTTTTTACCATTGATGCATATTGTTAACTGATCATACAAAAAGAACGAAAGAAACATTGGGATAAATCTATTTTGctgaatttaaaattctattagAAGAAAGCTGGTTTCCCTAATAAAGATTAAGCTGCCATTTGAACTCAGAATATGACAAAGATCATTGAGGCCTCAGTACGGATGCAACCACAATGCGAAGAGTTTAAACTGATAGGATGAAAATTGTAACAAAATTCAGATTGGAATCCCAAAGTGCCACTTGCCAGAACTTAAAATAATAGACAATTACTTGGATTAAAAAATCATTAGTACACTTACTTTTTCTTGCGCTCCTTTCTTTTTAACTGGGAGCTAGTTTTATCAGGCTCCATTGCAAATCTAAGATCCTTAACctccttcctctttcttttcttctttttcttatcattttcaCTACTTTGCATAAGCTGTTCACAATCACTATCACCATGGTAAGATTCCTTCAATTGTTCATTAGTATTCTCGACTTTGCCATTTGCAGTTCCAAGTCCACCTTTGTCCTTCAAAGGGATATTCTGTGCAAACAATGaccaaatccaaaaaaaaaaaaaaacattacacCCCAAGAAATAATCACTAACAACCACAAACAAAACTTGTTGGAGGTTGCAATTTTtcttgtatttgtattttttctgCCAAATATGTTTAGAAAATAATGCAGTCAATTTAAGTGTTAAACAGAGAACCACAATGATAAAAATGCAAATTGGACTATACGTTAAATACAAGACTTCTAAAAGAAAAACTCAGGTAAAATCAAGATATGTGATAAATAAGGACCTAGAAAAAAGGCTCAAATTAACCAACTTATGCGATTAACAAAGAGAGAGCAAAACACTGACACACAGAAAAATATtcctcaagaaaaaaaaaatcacatgcCAAGCTCCTAGAGTTTGATGATCATTGAACTATGAAACACATTACAGCTAAGGACTACATGAATGTAATATTCGCTAACATTACTAGAAATATCAGTCCCTTCTGATATTCAATTAAGATAAGCAGCATTTCAGAGCATAGAAGCATTCttaacagcaacaacaataaaacaTCTCATCTACTTAATACATAGAACTCAACATTAACAATTCAAAAATGACTTTGCCCGTCTTCCCTTTTCTTACTTATTTATACAAATTAGAGTTCGGTTATTAGTGAATTCAActtaatatgtatatatatgtttgtgaatttttaaaatccaaaaaataaatcaaaattaaccaACAGGTTAAAAAGGAAAATGGTTTGTAATTTAATTCCTAGAAATTTTGCCTTGATCAAACCCCAAATGAAACACCTCCTTAGAGAAAAACAAGAGAAATTCCAcagaaaaattattagataaatgGGAATACATAATAAAGAACTGAAGATATATCAGGAACTAATATGAATCGGATTGAAATCACATATAAATAAGCAGTTTCCTACTGTCATGGACACATTGTGTTCATCACTGCATACTCATTTAGTTTTGTTATCCATTTGTTTAAACAAAACTCTAAATTTATCGAACTCTAATAAATTATCatggcaaagtatgaactaaaAGTAATCTTATTCGTTATGTCTATGTACTGAACTACCAGCATTGTTCAGAATTTGTTAAGAGCAGAGAATAATAGGAAACCTAACCAAAcaaaattatttcagaaaattggtTGAAAATGAAGTAATAGGCTAATAGCCACCAATAGAAAtgaggaaaaaaatgaaatgataaACCCCGAATTGGAGCGAAAATTGAAACCTTCAAGCTTACATTTTGAGCATGGGAATAATGGTGTGTGTGCTTGTTATCAAGGTGTTTTTGTTGGGACTGAGTGAAAGACATGATTTGGCGAATTTTGGAAGGCAAAGCGTCGAGCTTGGAAGGATCAGGCGGGGGAGGGAGGCCACTGTAGCCGCCATGAGCAGCTTTGTAgttcttctctctcctcttctttcCCTTTGCTCCCATTCTCTCTCTCGCTGCTGGCTGCTTCTGTTTCTGAAGACGAGAGACGGAGAGAGTTGAGTTGAGAGACGGTGAGAGTCTGAGTCCGAGAAACTGAGAGAGATGAGGTGAGACGTGAGTTGAGTTGAGTTGAGTTTGCGAGAGACAGTGAGAagtttaacattttttataaatattaaatatatgacatattacatataactatttttgttaaaaaataatttttttaaataatatttttatttttgtaaaaaaaattatcaagacTTTTAACAGACTTCAGATCAGGCCAGACTGAATAACAGGCCAGGTTTAGTAGTTTAAAAAAAGTCTATAGCAGGTTGCAGGTTAGGCTCAGGCCAATTGACTACATGACAGGCCAGGCCTGTTAAGAGCAAAGCCTGACCTATTTCCGTCCCTACTCGTGAGCTAATGAGTCAAGTTTTAGCCTGAAATTGAGCTCATTAATTAAATAAGCGGAGCTTGAGATTGGATAAGTTCAACTCATTAGCTTGTGAGTTGACTCGATNNNNNNNNNNNNNNNNNNNNNNNNNNNNNNNNNNNNNNNNNNNNNNNNNNNNNNNNNNNNNNNNNNNNNNNNNNNNNNNNNNNNNNNNNNNNNNNNNNNNNNNNNNNNNNNNNNNNNNNNNNNNNNNNNNNNNNNNNNNNNNNNNNNNNNNNNNNNNNNNNNNNNNNNNNNNNNNNNNNNNNNNNNNNNNNNNNNNNNNNNNNNNNNNNNNNNNNNNNNNNNNNNNNNNNNNNNNNNNNNNNNNNNNNNNNNNNNNNNNNNNNNGtaggatataaataaaaaaattatatttattgatagataaacaatatataaaattgttctttttaaatattttttaaaatatataagtaataatttattgatatagaattatcGATTAAGTTCTTATTATTTGAGTCCGTTCGAGCCAACTCGTGAGTTTTTGGTAAGTCGAATTTGAACTTAAAAAATAAGTTCAATTATTAATGAGTCGTGAGTCAAGCTCAATTTTTATGAGTTAAACTTAATTTTAGTCTAATTCGACTCAATTCGGCTCACGTTTAGTTTTAGATGCAAGGATGGTTTGGTGGGTGGCtctaaattataattgatatatataaattaaaaaaaggggGCGAATATATCGAAAAGCTTGGCCAAGCTATTGCATATTTGCATACCCAAGTTTGGAcctacgattttttttttaattattaacttgcAATTCTGATGGGTTTTGTCtgattttaattagtttttctttttaaacagTAAGAATACTAGACCGAATTAATTTAGAATCTGGTATCGATTTTTTAATCGAATTAGTCgatttgattcaattttaataactatATTTTAGATATCTTTAAAACACTAAATATAACTGTTTGtgattttattcttaattgatataattaaagtaAATGTAAATATAAGATATattgttaattattaatataaaaaatt from Arachis duranensis cultivar V14167 chromosome 4, aradu.V14167.gnm2.J7QH, whole genome shotgun sequence encodes:
- the LOC107485525 gene encoding protein PXR1, whose translation is MGAKGKKRREKNYKAAHGGYSGLPPPPDPSKLDALPSKIRQIMSFTQSQQKHLDNKHTHHYSHAQNNIPLKDKGGLGTANGKVENTNEQLKESYHGDSDCEQLMQSSENDKKKKKRKRKEVKDLRFAMEPDKTSSQLKRKERKKKYLEAKKKKKQKKSHEEDELDFPGHEKIKFGDIVQAPPKLAVIPRAFKNAQDASQERLRLRAIEEYRNRKGWKSRPGSHLPPSLT